In Pseudothermotoga hypogea DSM 11164 = NBRC 106472, the following are encoded in one genomic region:
- a CDS encoding NAD(P)/FAD-dependent oxidoreductase, with protein MRVAVIGAGVVGSLIARELCKYDVEVLLIEKNLDVGWGVTKANSAILHAGYDDPVGSVRARFCSVGNAMYTELSRELDFEIKRTGSYVLAFNDEETAVLHKLLVQGEKNGVPNLSIHDRETILSREPRINPEVKMGLWAPTAGITEPWMVAIAAVENALENGLKLFLNEEVVDFEKQGNRIVGVITNKQVHRVDVVINAAGLFADEVAKLAGAEYVPLHPRKGQYILLDKKLGNSVRSVIFPTPTEKSKGILVLPTIDGGLLLGPTAEDLPSDRKNDLTTTNEGIQSVKDFVLKLVPEIDFSLVVKTFAGLRPESPQKDFFIGKSEIVPNFVNAMAMRSPGLTAAPAIAKYIAEEVLQQQMRINLTTKKGFKPERKGIRKYAELSLEEWQRAVKENPSAGRMICFCNEVTEAEIVEAIRRGARTLDGVKFRTRAMFGRCQGDFCMSKILKILERELKTDASQIVLKSPNSWVVDGKVRE; from the coding sequence TTGCGCGTCGCTGTGATAGGTGCCGGTGTCGTCGGTTCACTCATCGCGAGAGAACTCTGCAAATACGATGTCGAGGTGTTGCTGATAGAAAAGAATCTGGACGTCGGCTGGGGTGTGACGAAGGCCAACTCCGCGATACTGCACGCTGGTTACGACGATCCGGTCGGAAGCGTTCGGGCCAGATTTTGCAGCGTCGGCAACGCTATGTACACCGAACTTTCTCGCGAGCTCGATTTTGAAATCAAAAGAACGGGTTCCTACGTGCTCGCTTTCAACGATGAAGAAACCGCCGTGCTTCACAAACTTCTCGTTCAAGGCGAGAAGAACGGCGTTCCAAACTTGAGCATACACGATCGTGAAACGATCCTCTCGAGAGAACCGAGGATCAATCCCGAAGTGAAGATGGGACTCTGGGCACCCACCGCGGGGATAACGGAACCCTGGATGGTCGCAATAGCTGCGGTGGAAAATGCGCTCGAGAACGGCCTGAAGCTTTTCCTGAACGAAGAAGTGGTTGATTTCGAAAAACAGGGAAACAGGATCGTCGGTGTCATCACGAACAAACAAGTTCACCGAGTCGATGTGGTGATCAACGCCGCGGGCCTGTTCGCCGATGAGGTCGCCAAGCTTGCAGGTGCCGAGTACGTGCCTCTGCATCCGAGGAAGGGTCAGTACATCCTGCTCGACAAGAAACTCGGTAACAGCGTGAGATCCGTTATCTTTCCCACTCCCACTGAGAAGTCCAAGGGTATACTCGTTCTGCCCACGATAGATGGTGGTTTGCTCCTCGGCCCCACAGCAGAGGATCTTCCGAGCGACAGGAAGAACGACTTGACGACCACCAACGAAGGGATTCAGTCCGTGAAGGACTTCGTGCTGAAACTGGTCCCAGAGATCGACTTCTCTTTGGTGGTGAAGACCTTCGCGGGATTGAGACCAGAAAGTCCGCAGAAGGACTTCTTCATCGGTAAAAGCGAGATCGTCCCCAACTTTGTCAACGCAATGGCGATGAGATCTCCCGGTCTCACCGCCGCACCCGCGATAGCAAAATACATCGCCGAAGAAGTGTTGCAACAGCAGATGAGAATCAATCTCACCACTAAGAAAGGTTTCAAACCAGAGAGAAAGGGCATAAGGAAATACGCTGAGCTGAGCCTTGAGGAATGGCAGAGGGCTGTGAAAGAGAATCCATCTGCGGGTCGAATGATCTGTTTCTGCAACGAGGTGACCGAGGCGGAGATAGTGGAAGCGATAAGAAGGGGAGCCAGGACGCTGGATGGGGTGAAGTTCAGAACACGCGCTATGTTCGGTCGCTGTCAGGGTGACTTTTGCATGAGCAAGATACTGAAGATCCTTGAGCGAGAACTCAAAACAGACGCTTCACAGATCGTTCTCAAGTCCCCCAACAGCTGGGTTGTCGATGGGAAGGTGAGAGAATGA
- the cutA gene encoding divalent-cation tolerance protein CutA, whose protein sequence is MVLIYTTFPTKDDCLRVCKQLLEERKIACFNAFQIQSGYWWQDKIVEDQEWAAILKTDKFKEDEVFEALKKLHPYTTPAIISIEAKKVDTQYLSWLVSTISSQQT, encoded by the coding sequence ATGGTTTTGATCTACACCACGTTCCCGACCAAGGATGACTGCCTGAGGGTTTGCAAGCAACTACTCGAAGAAAGAAAGATCGCATGTTTCAACGCTTTCCAGATTCAATCTGGATACTGGTGGCAGGACAAGATCGTGGAAGATCAGGAGTGGGCAGCGATCCTTAAGACCGACAAGTTCAAAGAGGACGAAGTCTTCGAAGCTTTGAAAAAGCTTCATCCGTACACGACACCGGCGATCATCTCAATCGAAGCGAAAAAAGTTGACACGCAGTATCTCAGCTGGCTCGTTTCGACCATTTCATCCCAGCAAACTTAG
- a CDS encoding alpha/beta fold hydrolase, whose product MFKTSDGVEIDYEFHPGRGSVVALLNGIFMNMKSWDSLLKDLKDRYSVLLHNFRCQWTSSNAECSFEKHVQDLKELCDALKINKLHLVGTSYGGEVGMLFAAEHPEMVESLVIITATARVTPYIRNHALLWRMGAETKDPTKFVLSWLTDVYSEAFLDAHPDLLNTIVSRMQNFNYDGAVMLLDSFLQMEQKPLVEKLPSINCPTLVVCAEHDRIKPPRFSHEIAASIKAANLVCVPDSGHAVVVEKPRTILNLVMAHLSLLG is encoded by the coding sequence ATGTTCAAAACTTCGGATGGTGTCGAGATCGATTACGAATTTCACCCGGGTCGAGGAAGCGTTGTCGCACTCCTAAACGGTATTTTCATGAATATGAAAAGCTGGGACTCCTTGTTGAAAGATCTTAAAGATCGATATTCAGTGCTCCTTCACAACTTCAGGTGCCAGTGGACGTCTTCAAATGCGGAATGTTCTTTCGAAAAGCACGTTCAAGATTTGAAGGAGTTGTGTGACGCTCTGAAAATAAACAAACTGCACCTCGTTGGCACATCTTACGGCGGAGAAGTTGGAATGCTCTTCGCCGCCGAGCATCCCGAGATGGTCGAAAGCCTCGTGATCATAACCGCCACCGCGCGCGTGACACCGTACATCCGAAATCATGCTTTACTCTGGAGAATGGGCGCAGAGACGAAGGATCCTACCAAGTTCGTTCTGAGTTGGCTGACCGACGTGTACAGCGAGGCTTTCTTGGACGCGCATCCGGATCTGTTGAACACAATCGTCTCGAGGATGCAGAATTTCAACTACGACGGGGCCGTGATGCTGCTCGATTCTTTCCTCCAGATGGAACAAAAACCTCTGGTCGAGAAACTTCCATCGATCAATTGTCCCACACTCGTTGTGTGTGCCGAGCACGATCGAATCAAGCCACCACGTTTCTCACACGAGATCGCTGCGTCCATAAAGGCTGCGAACCTCGTTTGCGTTCCAGATTCAGGTCATGCCGTGGTGGTCGAGAAACCGAGAACGATCTTGAACCTCGTGATGGCTCATCTAAGTTTGCTGGGATGA
- a CDS encoding 3-oxoacyl-ACP synthase III family protein — protein MKYAKIISSGLYAPSKIMTNQEFERLVHFTIDPYFTEQIGINHRRLSNEEETPTYMAAEAAKRALARINMKPEEIDLIIVGTDTPEAISPPDAARVQYLIGAHKAEPLAFNVNASCANGALLLDIASRYIALGDYKNVLVIGVYAMTKFLSWKYSWEALFSDGAGALILTASDEPGYLGSVARCDGSWWYNWGIYMGAGTMNLQGFERGLHKLDLRAAYPATVNEEGWPLLLNRLMEKCNFSKDEIGMIFFTQVRKKTIQKVMETMGLAEEKAHMIMHKYGYTGSACVYMAYDDAFDEGKLNDLEGKVIIFLTSGVGYQQVAVAFRV, from the coding sequence ATGAAGTACGCAAAGATAATCTCTTCTGGTCTCTACGCTCCGAGCAAGATCATGACGAATCAAGAGTTCGAAAGACTCGTCCATTTCACCATCGATCCCTACTTCACAGAACAGATCGGTATCAACCATCGACGCCTCTCGAATGAAGAAGAAACCCCGACCTACATGGCTGCCGAAGCCGCCAAGCGCGCACTGGCGAGGATCAACATGAAACCTGAAGAGATCGACCTGATCATAGTGGGCACGGACACACCCGAAGCCATTTCACCACCCGATGCGGCGAGAGTACAGTATCTGATCGGTGCGCACAAAGCCGAACCTCTGGCGTTCAACGTTAACGCCTCCTGTGCAAACGGCGCATTGCTCTTGGACATCGCATCCCGTTACATAGCGCTCGGCGATTATAAAAATGTGCTCGTGATCGGAGTGTACGCGATGACGAAGTTCTTGAGCTGGAAGTACTCCTGGGAAGCGCTGTTTTCGGACGGTGCCGGTGCACTCATCCTGACGGCCTCAGATGAACCGGGTTATCTCGGCAGCGTCGCAAGGTGCGATGGTAGCTGGTGGTACAACTGGGGCATCTACATGGGAGCAGGCACGATGAATCTTCAAGGTTTTGAAAGAGGACTTCACAAGCTCGATCTGCGCGCGGCGTACCCAGCGACCGTGAACGAAGAAGGCTGGCCCTTGTTGCTCAACCGGCTCATGGAGAAATGCAACTTCTCGAAAGACGAAATAGGCATGATCTTTTTCACTCAGGTTCGAAAGAAGACCATACAGAAAGTCATGGAAACGATGGGCTTAGCAGAGGAAAAAGCGCACATGATCATGCATAAATACGGTTACACCGGATCTGCCTGCGTTTATATGGCGTACGACGATGCTTTCGATGAGGGAAAACTCAACGACCTCGAGGGCAAAGTTATCATCTTCCTCACCTCGGGTGTTGGTTATCAACAGGTGGCTGTGGCGTTCAGAGTGTGA
- a CDS encoding alpha/beta fold hydrolase, with amino-acid sequence MRWLLLLILFSVPFLPSVSGFVLTLLNLTFIYSIAAMGLNVIMGYAGQISIGHAAFMSVGAYTSAILVQRFSVPIPISVLIAIVFGAVVGMALGFPALRLKGFYLAIVTMGFVVAIEQLFGAWQALTGGHIGLRNIKLFGSDTTSYYVNLLLLLVCFYFFRLLVRGKTGRALAAMRENELVARIFGVHLTYHKVIAFSFGSALAALAGALYAHTIGYIAPSLFGLGKSLDLLAMVVIGGLALEIGPFFGATLYTILPFFFSRSGFSLSIIFGAILILTVLFMPRGIAYHAMNFWLRWAELPIVWLKRRIGKPEGKFVQTSLARLHYVESGEGKPLILIHGNFGSFRWFKPILGRISNFKTIALDLPNFGFSDRTIPTLDNYVKAVEEFIEKLQLKDIIVLAHSLGGAIGMKLALKRPDLLKGLILVDPCPIDGLPTPAENLPYLELYKRNRSVLRRSLYGLLRNVKDRKFVEQLVDDALKMNPKAIYAHAEELGKFDLTGQTENYRVKTLLVWGDMDPLLTHEQMEKTRRALKAQLVILNNVGHTPFVEATEDFLRRIEPFLKEVGT; translated from the coding sequence ATGAGATGGCTCTTGCTTTTGATTCTGTTCTCGGTACCTTTCTTGCCGTCAGTTAGTGGTTTCGTCCTGACTCTGCTGAACCTGACTTTCATCTACTCGATCGCTGCGATGGGTTTGAACGTGATCATGGGTTATGCCGGGCAGATTTCGATAGGCCATGCGGCGTTCATGAGTGTTGGTGCGTACACTTCCGCGATCTTGGTACAACGTTTCTCTGTGCCCATACCGATTTCCGTACTGATCGCCATCGTTTTCGGCGCCGTTGTCGGCATGGCTCTGGGTTTTCCCGCTTTGAGACTCAAAGGCTTTTATCTGGCCATAGTGACGATGGGTTTCGTCGTCGCCATCGAGCAGTTGTTCGGGGCCTGGCAAGCGTTGACAGGTGGACACATAGGCTTGAGGAACATCAAGCTGTTCGGAAGCGACACAACGAGTTACTACGTGAACCTTTTGCTTTTGCTGGTATGTTTCTACTTTTTCCGTCTCCTCGTAAGAGGTAAGACCGGAAGGGCGCTTGCGGCCATGAGGGAGAACGAACTGGTAGCACGCATTTTTGGCGTGCATCTAACTTACCACAAGGTCATCGCGTTCAGCTTTGGATCGGCCTTAGCAGCGCTTGCTGGAGCACTCTATGCCCACACGATCGGCTACATAGCCCCGAGCCTGTTCGGGCTGGGTAAATCTTTGGACCTGCTCGCCATGGTGGTCATCGGGGGTCTGGCTTTGGAGATCGGACCCTTCTTTGGTGCGACGCTTTACACCATCCTTCCTTTCTTCTTCAGCAGGAGTGGCTTTTCTCTTTCGATCATCTTTGGAGCGATACTCATTCTCACGGTCTTGTTCATGCCGCGTGGCATCGCCTACCATGCGATGAACTTCTGGTTGAGGTGGGCAGAATTACCCATCGTCTGGCTCAAGAGAAGGATCGGAAAACCTGAGGGTAAGTTCGTCCAAACATCCCTTGCACGTTTGCACTACGTCGAATCGGGAGAGGGAAAACCATTGATACTCATCCATGGAAACTTTGGCTCTTTCAGATGGTTCAAGCCGATCCTCGGCAGAATCTCGAATTTCAAAACGATCGCACTCGATCTTCCCAATTTCGGTTTTTCCGACAGGACCATTCCAACGCTGGACAACTATGTAAAGGCCGTAGAAGAGTTCATCGAAAAGCTCCAGCTGAAAGATATCATCGTCCTTGCACACTCACTCGGTGGAGCGATAGGTATGAAACTGGCTTTGAAACGTCCAGACTTGCTCAAGGGTTTGATCTTGGTCGATCCGTGCCCGATCGATGGTCTACCCACACCCGCGGAGAATTTACCCTATCTTGAGCTGTACAAAAGGAACAGATCCGTGCTGAGAAGATCGCTGTACGGTTTGCTCAGGAATGTGAAAGACAGAAAATTCGTCGAGCAACTGGTGGACGATGCATTGAAGATGAATCCAAAAGCAATCTACGCACACGCTGAAGAACTCGGTAAATTTGACCTTACCGGTCAAACAGAGAATTACCGTGTGAAGACGCTACTGGTGTGGGGCGACATGGACCCGTTGCTCACGCATGAGCAGATGGAAAAAACTCGAAGAGCGTTGAAAGCCCAGCTCGTTATTCTCAACAACGTTGGCCACACGCCGTTCGTCGAAGCGACTGAGGATTTTTTGAGGAGGATAGAACCTTTTCTGAAGGAGGTTGGAACATGA
- a CDS encoding branched-chain amino acid ABC transporter permease: MFLNRLILGLSTGSFYSLAAMGIVLIFKVTGLMNFAYGNMAMFMAYVTYTFVSLGLGAWSALVLTLLVSMLFGYAVERFTLRPLRKLSHGSMLIVTFGLLMILEGLATQIWGTQYKSLPELISGRPLIFRGDFGIVVFRRQDLLLFAVLAAVSFLMFLLYRFTKVGIAIRAVSENEKAAQLMGIDPNKVISWSWMVGTAIGTMVAVLGAPRTYVSPTMMIYYQIQGFTAAVLGGFDSLFGALCGGLALGVIENLIGGYISNELKTTLSLAIIVGILLVRPQGLFGSEEIRRV; the protein is encoded by the coding sequence GTGTTTCTGAACAGGTTGATCCTCGGTCTCTCAACGGGAAGTTTTTATTCTCTCGCAGCCATGGGTATAGTGCTCATATTCAAAGTAACGGGGTTGATGAATTTCGCGTACGGTAACATGGCAATGTTCATGGCGTACGTCACCTACACCTTCGTTTCTCTGGGTCTGGGAGCTTGGTCGGCCCTCGTTCTGACTCTGCTTGTGAGCATGCTGTTCGGATACGCTGTGGAACGGTTCACCCTGAGGCCCCTGCGCAAGCTTTCCCATGGATCGATGTTGATAGTGACCTTTGGTTTGCTCATGATCTTAGAGGGGTTGGCGACACAGATATGGGGAACGCAGTACAAATCGTTGCCCGAATTGATATCTGGCAGGCCCCTCATCTTCAGAGGTGATTTCGGCATAGTCGTTTTCAGAAGACAGGACTTGCTCTTGTTCGCCGTGCTCGCCGCCGTGTCTTTTCTAATGTTTCTGCTCTACAGGTTCACCAAAGTTGGTATAGCGATTCGCGCCGTCTCTGAGAACGAAAAGGCTGCCCAGCTGATGGGTATCGACCCCAACAAGGTGATCTCTTGGTCTTGGATGGTTGGAACTGCTATCGGAACGATGGTCGCCGTTCTCGGCGCTCCGAGGACGTACGTTTCTCCGACGATGATGATCTACTATCAAATACAGGGTTTCACAGCTGCGGTGCTCGGAGGGTTCGACAGCCTTTTTGGTGCACTGTGTGGTGGTCTTGCGCTGGGTGTGATAGAGAATCTCATCGGTGGTTACATCAGCAACGAGCTGAAAACGACGCTCTCTCTGGCCATCATCGTTGGCATACTGTTGGTGAGACCACAGGGACTGTTCGGCAGCGAAGAAATCAGGAGAGTGTGA
- a CDS encoding ABC transporter ATP-binding protein, whose product MLELRNVTVSYGPVVAVKDVSLKVEKSSITTILGANGSGKTSLLHAIVGLNKIVAGEILFEGERIDKLEAHEIVRRGLVLCPDNRMVFQKMTVLENLQAGAYLRREDLSKDFDLVFTLFPRLKERLKQRAGTLSGGERQMLAIARSLMAKPKLLMLDEPSTGLAPNLVSEIMRAIKKINESGVTILLVEQSAYAALKISHYGYVLQTGRLVMEGPSERLMKDSSVVESYLGGR is encoded by the coding sequence GTGCTTGAACTCAGAAACGTGACGGTCAGTTACGGCCCCGTGGTGGCCGTGAAAGATGTTTCTTTGAAGGTCGAGAAAAGTTCCATAACGACGATCCTCGGAGCGAACGGATCAGGAAAGACGTCGCTTCTGCATGCCATCGTGGGATTGAACAAAATCGTGGCTGGTGAAATACTTTTCGAAGGCGAGAGAATAGACAAACTCGAGGCGCACGAGATCGTTCGACGCGGTTTGGTCCTGTGTCCCGACAATAGGATGGTCTTTCAAAAGATGACGGTCCTGGAGAATCTGCAGGCCGGAGCGTATTTGAGAAGAGAAGACCTATCCAAGGATTTCGACCTCGTTTTTACTCTCTTCCCAAGGCTCAAAGAGAGACTGAAACAGAGGGCGGGCACACTTTCGGGTGGAGAACGGCAGATGCTCGCCATTGCGAGGTCGCTGATGGCCAAACCCAAGTTGCTCATGCTCGACGAACCTTCGACGGGCTTGGCACCAAACCTTGTGAGCGAGATCATGAGGGCTATAAAGAAGATAAACGAATCAGGTGTAACGATTCTCCTGGTTGAACAGAGCGCCTACGCTGCCCTAAAGATTTCACATTACGGTTATGTTCTTCAAACTGGGAGACTCGTCATGGAAGGCCCTTCTGAACGACTCATGAAAGACAGCTCCGTGGTTGAAAGCTATCTGGGGGGAAGATGA
- a CDS encoding ABC transporter ATP-binding protein: MALLNIDSLIVRFGGLVAVDNFSMRVEKGEIHSLIGPNGAGKTTVFNAITRVVKIHSGTIVLDGVELTHVAPHQVISYGVARTFQNVVVFKYLTVLENFYVGYHHRIAGGLMKDLIVTKRRSLENYEMYREALNVADFLGLKSRLLSYAGSIPYFHQKLVEIGRALMAKPKILLLDEPAAGLNEAETNQLVSIVRRIRDEMGITVLLIEHDMRVVMDISDVVTVMDFGKKISEGKPEEVRKDPKVISAYLGEVNSA; encoded by the coding sequence TTGGCACTCTTAAACATCGATTCACTGATTGTTCGCTTCGGTGGTCTTGTGGCTGTGGATAACTTCTCGATGAGAGTGGAAAAAGGAGAAATTCATTCTCTCATAGGTCCAAACGGTGCCGGAAAGACGACCGTCTTCAACGCGATAACGCGGGTGGTCAAGATTCACTCTGGAACCATCGTGCTCGATGGGGTTGAACTGACGCACGTTGCCCCGCACCAGGTGATTTCATACGGTGTTGCAAGAACGTTCCAGAACGTCGTCGTTTTCAAGTACTTGACGGTGCTCGAGAATTTCTACGTGGGGTACCATCACAGGATCGCTGGAGGATTGATGAAAGACTTGATTGTGACTAAGCGAAGGTCACTTGAAAACTACGAAATGTACAGAGAGGCTCTCAACGTGGCGGACTTTCTTGGTCTGAAGAGCAGGTTGTTGAGCTACGCGGGCAGTATCCCTTATTTTCACCAAAAACTCGTCGAGATAGGCCGCGCGTTGATGGCGAAACCCAAGATTTTGTTGCTCGACGAACCCGCGGCTGGACTCAACGAAGCGGAGACGAACCAGCTCGTGAGCATCGTACGGCGAATAAGAGATGAAATGGGTATAACGGTGTTGTTGATAGAGCACGATATGCGTGTGGTGATGGACATCTCCGATGTTGTGACCGTGATGGACTTTGGAAAGAAGATCAGTGAGGGTAAGCCCGAAGAGGTGCGAAAAGATCCAAAAGTGATCAGTGCCTATTTGGGAGAGGTCAACAGTGCTTGA
- a CDS encoding ABC transporter substrate-binding protein, with the protein MKKLLVVLVLSVALFVFAEVGVYPDKIVVGTFQALSGPYAVIGQEMSKGMLAYFNWINKNNGVYGRKIELIIADDQLNPTKTVVEVKRLVESDKVFAIVGGLGTYGCLAVMDYLEQNKVPFVYQGAGTSLLVVPPKRYIFGVQPDYTLEGQLIAKFFVENLKKKKIGVIYMANDVGKEGLAAVKMRLEKYGMKPALEIAYNPLETDYSALAVDVLKVSPDAIVIYGFLTDTVRWIKTLKDYGVDADIVTTYANADPSFINLAGKYAEGVYLTGWVPLATPDRPEFLRDYQRAVAIFQESYPNQIMSSYAVAGFIAAEVFVEGLVRAGPDLTREKLVEALETFNHWDGILAKDITWGPGLRRGKSTMYFMKIENGIFTPVTDLIGLD; encoded by the coding sequence GTGAAGAAACTGTTGGTGGTTCTGGTACTGTCGGTCGCGCTCTTCGTCTTCGCAGAGGTCGGTGTTTATCCAGACAAGATCGTGGTTGGAACGTTCCAAGCACTGTCGGGACCTTATGCGGTGATCGGTCAAGAGATGTCGAAAGGAATGCTGGCGTACTTCAACTGGATCAACAAGAACAACGGAGTCTACGGAAGGAAGATCGAACTGATCATAGCGGACGATCAGCTCAATCCAACCAAGACAGTCGTCGAGGTCAAAAGATTAGTGGAATCTGACAAAGTCTTCGCGATCGTCGGTGGACTGGGCACCTACGGTTGTCTCGCGGTGATGGATTATCTGGAGCAGAACAAGGTACCCTTCGTCTATCAAGGTGCAGGAACGAGCCTGCTCGTGGTGCCACCAAAACGTTACATCTTCGGAGTTCAACCCGACTACACACTTGAAGGTCAGTTGATCGCAAAGTTCTTCGTTGAAAACTTGAAAAAGAAGAAGATAGGCGTCATCTACATGGCCAACGATGTCGGTAAAGAAGGTTTAGCGGCGGTGAAGATGCGGCTCGAGAAGTACGGTATGAAACCCGCGCTCGAGATCGCTTACAACCCGCTCGAAACAGACTACAGTGCGCTCGCGGTGGATGTTTTGAAGGTATCTCCGGATGCCATCGTCATCTACGGTTTTCTCACCGACACGGTCAGGTGGATCAAAACGTTGAAGGATTATGGGGTGGACGCTGACATCGTGACAACCTATGCCAACGCTGACCCCAGTTTCATAAACCTCGCAGGTAAGTATGCCGAAGGCGTTTATCTGACGGGCTGGGTTCCGTTGGCAACCCCGGACAGACCGGAGTTCCTGAGGGACTATCAAAGGGCGGTGGCGATATTCCAAGAGAGCTATCCGAACCAGATCATGTCCTCGTACGCGGTGGCTGGATTCATCGCTGCCGAAGTGTTCGTTGAAGGTCTCGTCAGAGCCGGGCCAGATCTGACGAGAGAGAAACTCGTTGAGGCGCTCGAGACGTTCAATCACTGGGACGGAATCTTGGCCAAGGATATCACCTGGGGTCCAGGTCTCAGGCGCGGTAAATCGACGATGTACTTCATGAAGATCGAGAACGGCATCTTCACACCTGTAACGGATTTGATAGGACTCGATTGA
- the fabG gene encoding 3-oxoacyl-[acyl-carrier-protein] reductase translates to MRLQGKVCIITGAASGIGRAASLLFAKEGAVVCACDVSQQALDKLVEEAKDLPGSIDPYVLDVTNREQVFKTVDEIANKYGKIDVLVNNAGITRDALLVKMSEQDWNAVINVNLTGVFNMTQAVAPHMMKTQKGSIINTSSVVGIYGNIGQTNYAATKGGVIAMTKTWAKELARKGAQIRVNAVAPGFIRTPMTEKVPEKVIEAVLSRTPLARMGEPEEVAYVYLFLASDESSYITGQVIGVDGGLTF, encoded by the coding sequence ATGAGATTGCAAGGGAAGGTGTGCATCATCACGGGTGCAGCGAGTGGCATCGGTAGGGCAGCGAGCTTACTGTTCGCCAAGGAAGGGGCCGTCGTGTGTGCATGCGACGTCTCACAGCAGGCTCTCGACAAACTCGTCGAAGAGGCGAAGGATTTACCTGGTTCGATCGATCCTTACGTCTTGGATGTGACGAACAGAGAACAGGTGTTCAAAACAGTGGATGAAATCGCGAACAAGTATGGAAAAATCGATGTGCTTGTGAACAACGCTGGAATAACGAGAGACGCCCTGCTCGTCAAGATGAGCGAGCAAGACTGGAATGCGGTGATCAACGTGAATTTGACCGGCGTTTTCAACATGACGCAGGCTGTCGCTCCGCACATGATGAAGACACAGAAGGGTTCGATCATCAACACATCTTCCGTCGTTGGAATCTACGGTAACATCGGCCAAACCAACTATGCCGCAACGAAGGGTGGAGTCATAGCTATGACCAAGACGTGGGCCAAAGAACTCGCGCGCAAAGGTGCACAGATAAGGGTGAACGCGGTTGCACCGGGTTTCATACGAACTCCGATGACCGAGAAAGTCCCCGAAAAGGTCATAGAAGCCGTTTTGAGCAGAACGCCGCTCGCGCGCATGGGCGAACCGGAGGAGGTCGCGTACGTTTATCTGTTCCTTGCGAGCGACGAATCTTCTTACATCACAGGTCAAGTGATCGGTGTGGATGGTGGTCTGACGTTCTGA
- a CDS encoding ABC transporter ATP-binding protein — MLRIDGLNAAYGRIKVLWDLSLSVGSGEAVGLFGPNGAGKTTLVNCVIGFLKPISGKVLFQDKDITGMEPHEIVKLGIALVPQERELFPNMTVEENLRAGANYVPHARERMLEAFDLVFTLFPILKERLKQKVGTMSGGQQRMVAVARALMSFPKLLMLDEPSVGLQPSIVSELFSKLREIKNQGVSILLIEQNVKQGLKVVERGYVIENGRIVLEDSSTNLMNNEHIKKAYLGL, encoded by the coding sequence ATGTTGAGGATAGATGGTTTGAACGCAGCTTATGGAAGGATAAAAGTCCTCTGGGACCTTTCGTTGAGCGTTGGTTCAGGTGAGGCGGTTGGTCTGTTTGGACCGAACGGAGCGGGCAAGACCACACTCGTCAACTGTGTGATCGGCTTCTTGAAGCCCATCTCTGGGAAGGTACTCTTTCAAGACAAAGACATAACTGGCATGGAACCGCACGAAATCGTCAAGCTCGGCATAGCGTTAGTACCGCAGGAACGCGAACTGTTCCCCAACATGACCGTCGAAGAGAACCTCAGGGCAGGCGCGAACTATGTACCACACGCACGTGAAAGAATGCTTGAAGCCTTCGATTTGGTCTTCACACTGTTTCCCATACTGAAAGAACGGCTGAAGCAGAAGGTCGGCACGATGAGTGGAGGTCAACAGAGGATGGTTGCGGTCGCGAGGGCGCTGATGTCCTTCCCAAAACTTCTGATGTTGGACGAACCATCCGTAGGACTGCAACCTTCGATCGTATCAGAGTTGTTCTCGAAATTGAGGGAAATAAAGAATCAGGGTGTGTCAATACTGTTGATAGAGCAGAACGTTAAACAGGGATTGAAAGTTGTTGAGAGGGGGTACGTGATCGAAAACGGTAGAATAGTGTTGGAAGATTCTTCAACGAATCTCATGAACAACGAGCACATCAAGAAGGCATATCTCGGCTTGTAG